One segment of Paenibacillus sp. FSL R7-0337 DNA contains the following:
- a CDS encoding glucose-6-phosphate isomerase, translating into MSKKINFDYTKALSFFSQTEIDYFAAPVKLAHEQLHNKSGAGSDYLGWIDLPTAYDKEEFARIQQAAKKIQSDSEVLIVIGIGGSYLGARAAIEALSHSFYNNLSKDKRKTPEVYFAGNNISSTYITHLLDLVEGKDFSVNVISKSGTTTEPAIAFRIFRAALEKKYGKEEARKRIYATTDKEKGALKKLANEEGYESFIIPDDVGGRYSVLTPVGLLPIAVAGINIEEMMQGAAAAADEFNNPDVATNQSYQYAAVRNALYRKGKTTEILVNYEPSLHFVSEWWKQLYGESEGKDFKGIYPSSVDFSTDLHSMGQFIQEGNRNIFETVIQVEKVQHHVTIENDPDDLDGLNFLTGQTMDFVNKKAFQGTMLAHTDGQVPNLIVTIPDQTPYTFGYLVYFFEKACGISGYLLGVNPFDQPGVEAYKKNMFALLGKPGYEKEKAELEARLTE; encoded by the coding sequence ATGTCCAAGAAGATTAATTTTGACTACACCAAAGCCCTTTCCTTCTTCAGCCAGACCGAGATCGACTACTTCGCCGCTCCGGTGAAGCTGGCCCACGAACAATTGCATAACAAGAGCGGAGCCGGCTCCGATTACCTGGGCTGGATTGATCTCCCTACAGCGTATGACAAGGAAGAATTCGCCCGTATTCAGCAGGCTGCCAAGAAAATCCAGAGCGACTCCGAAGTGCTGATCGTTATTGGTATCGGCGGATCTTACCTGGGGGCACGCGCAGCTATTGAGGCGTTGTCGCATTCTTTCTACAATAACCTGTCCAAGGACAAGCGCAAGACACCGGAGGTTTATTTTGCCGGTAATAACATCAGCTCTACCTACATCACGCATCTGCTTGACCTGGTAGAAGGCAAAGACTTCTCCGTGAACGTAATCTCCAAATCCGGTACAACTACCGAGCCTGCCATTGCTTTCCGTATCTTCCGTGCAGCACTGGAGAAGAAATACGGCAAGGAAGAAGCACGCAAACGGATCTACGCTACAACAGACAAGGAGAAGGGCGCACTCAAGAAACTGGCTAACGAAGAAGGCTATGAGTCGTTCATTATCCCAGATGATGTAGGCGGACGTTATTCCGTACTGACACCGGTAGGCCTTCTGCCTATCGCCGTAGCGGGAATTAACATTGAAGAAATGATGCAGGGGGCCGCAGCCGCAGCCGATGAGTTCAACAATCCAGATGTGGCTACGAACCAGAGCTATCAATATGCTGCAGTACGTAACGCGCTCTACCGCAAAGGCAAGACGACAGAAATCCTCGTGAACTACGAGCCATCCCTGCACTTTGTCTCTGAATGGTGGAAGCAGCTGTACGGCGAAAGCGAAGGCAAGGACTTCAAGGGAATCTATCCGTCCTCGGTGGACTTCTCGACGGACCTGCACTCCATGGGCCAATTCATTCAGGAGGGTAACCGCAACATCTTCGAGACGGTTATTCAAGTGGAGAAGGTACAGCACCATGTAACGATTGAGAATGATCCGGATGATCTGGACGGCCTTAACTTCCTGACCGGCCAGACGATGGATTTCGTTAATAAGAAGGCGTTCCAGGGAACTATGCTGGCGCATACCGACGGACAGGTGCCGAACCTGATCGTTACGATTCCTGACCAGACGCCTTATACTTTCGGCTATCTGGTGTACTTCTTCGAGAAGGCTTGCGGGATCAGCGGATACCTGCTGGGTGTGAATCCGTTCGACCAGCCGGGTGTTGAAGCCTACAAGAAGAACATGTTCGCACTGCTGGGCAAACCAGGCTACGAGAAAGAAAAGGCTGAGCTGGAAGCCAGACTTACCGAATAG
- the tkt gene encoding transketolase, giving the protein MTEQAKDQAIHKEENSTVDNLAITTIRTLAIDAIEKANSGHPGMPMGSAPMGYQLFAKTMNHNPDHPTWVNRDRFVLSAGHGSMLLYSLLHLSGYDLPMEELKQFRQWGSLTPGHPEVGHTAGVDATTGPLGQGIGMAVGMAMAEAQLGATYNKDEHNVIDHYTYAICGDGDLMEGISSESASLAGHLKLGKLIVMYDSNDISLDGKLNLAFSENVAKRFEAYGWQVLRVEDGNDLPALAKALEEAQADSSKPTLIEVKTVIGYGSPNKQGKGGHGGTHGSPLGADETKLTKAYYKWVYEEDFYVPDEVRASFAEVKAKGIAANKAWDDKFAAYKKAYPELAAQLETALNGELPAGWDANLPFYKAEDKAVSTRVASGNALNGLTGGIPQLVGGSADLESSTMTHLNGLSQFTSESYDGRNIYFGVREFGMAAAMNGIALHSGLKVFGGTFFVFTDYLRPAVRLASIMKLPVTYVLTHDSIAVGEDGPTHEPIEQLASLRIIPGLTVIRPADANETSAAWAYAMENTANPVALVLTRQNLPILAGTVDGVRDNIKRGGYVVSDSKNGTPQAQIIATGSEVQLAVKAQAALAEEGIDVRVISLPSWDLFEKQDKAYRDSVILPEVKARLAIEMAQSFGWERYTGDQGDILGITTFGASAPGDTVIREYGFTVENVVSRVKALL; this is encoded by the coding sequence ATGACTGAACAAGCAAAAGATCAAGCCATTCATAAAGAAGAAAACTCAACGGTGGACAACCTGGCCATCACTACAATCCGTACACTTGCCATTGATGCCATTGAAAAGGCAAACTCCGGACATCCGGGTATGCCGATGGGCTCCGCACCTATGGGGTACCAATTGTTCGCCAAGACGATGAATCATAACCCGGACCACCCGACTTGGGTCAACCGTGACCGTTTCGTGTTGTCTGCCGGACATGGCTCCATGCTCCTCTACAGTTTGCTGCACCTAAGCGGCTATGATCTGCCTATGGAAGAATTGAAGCAGTTCCGCCAATGGGGCAGCTTAACTCCGGGACATCCGGAAGTTGGCCACACTGCCGGTGTAGATGCGACAACCGGTCCGCTTGGACAAGGTATCGGTATGGCTGTAGGTATGGCAATGGCTGAAGCTCAGCTGGGTGCCACTTACAATAAAGATGAACATAACGTAATTGACCATTATACGTACGCCATCTGCGGCGACGGCGATTTGATGGAAGGGATCTCTTCCGAGTCTGCTTCACTTGCCGGACACCTGAAGCTGGGCAAGCTGATTGTAATGTACGATTCGAATGATATCTCCCTCGACGGCAAGCTGAACCTTGCATTCTCCGAGAATGTTGCCAAGCGGTTCGAAGCTTACGGCTGGCAGGTTCTGCGCGTAGAAGACGGTAACGATCTTCCTGCACTGGCTAAGGCTCTTGAAGAGGCTCAGGCAGACAGCAGCAAACCGACACTGATCGAAGTGAAGACTGTCATCGGCTACGGCAGCCCGAACAAGCAAGGTAAAGGCGGCCACGGCGGGACTCATGGCTCCCCGCTGGGTGCTGATGAAACGAAGCTGACGAAGGCGTACTACAAATGGGTATATGAAGAAGATTTCTATGTACCGGATGAAGTCCGCGCCAGCTTTGCTGAAGTGAAGGCCAAAGGAATCGCCGCCAACAAGGCATGGGACGATAAATTTGCAGCCTACAAAAAAGCATACCCTGAGCTTGCTGCACAGCTCGAAACTGCACTGAACGGTGAGCTTCCTGCAGGCTGGGATGCTAATCTGCCCTTCTACAAAGCAGAAGACAAAGCTGTATCTACCCGTGTGGCTTCCGGTAATGCACTGAACGGACTGACTGGCGGTATCCCGCAGTTGGTTGGGGGTTCTGCCGATCTGGAGAGCTCGACCATGACGCACTTGAACGGTCTGTCCCAGTTCACCTCCGAATCCTATGATGGCCGTAATATCTACTTCGGCGTACGTGAATTCGGTATGGCCGCAGCTATGAATGGTATTGCACTGCACAGCGGTCTTAAGGTATTCGGCGGTACGTTCTTCGTATTCACAGATTACCTGCGTCCGGCTGTCCGTCTGGCTTCCATTATGAAGCTGCCGGTAACCTATGTGCTTACTCATGACAGTATTGCTGTCGGTGAAGACGGTCCTACCCATGAGCCGATTGAACAGCTTGCTTCCCTGCGTATCATTCCAGGTCTTACGGTCATTCGTCCGGCTGACGCCAACGAAACCTCAGCAGCTTGGGCATACGCTATGGAGAACACCGCTAATCCGGTAGCACTGGTACTGACCCGTCAGAACCTGCCGATCCTGGCTGGAACCGTAGACGGTGTGCGCGATAACATCAAACGCGGCGGATATGTGGTATCTGATTCCAAGAACGGCACTCCGCAGGCACAGATCATTGCTACAGGCTCTGAAGTACAGCTGGCGGTTAAGGCTCAGGCTGCGCTTGCCGAAGAAGGCATTGATGTTCGTGTAATCAGCTTGCCGAGCTGGGATCTGTTCGAGAAGCAGGATAAGGCATACCGCGATTCCGTTATCCTGCCTGAAGTGAAGGCCCGCCTGGCCATCGAAATGGCGCAATCCTTCGGCTGGGAACGTTATACAGGCGATCAGGGCGACATTCTGGGAATCACTACCTTCGGCGCTTCCGCCCCTGGCGACACTGTAATCAGAGAATATGGCTTCACTGTAGAAAATGTAGTCAGCCGTGTAAAAGCGCTGCTATAA
- a CDS encoding TetR/AcrR family transcriptional regulator, which translates to MARRAVEQELSRERILEAARHLFITKGYRAISMRSIGQHLGYSHGSLYYHFKEKAELFYAIVVEDFNHVASLLNQAMTTPPQEGMTRVEQLIMEFIRFGLDHPYQYEIMFMIRDEELLAYCRAEQGRCFELFASIVRRHMKEEGYVSEDWQNVPLTLFLSAHGFISYYIQDKVLFEDVKQAALTHVKVLSRSL; encoded by the coding sequence ATGGCAAGAAGAGCAGTGGAACAGGAGTTGTCGAGAGAAAGAATTCTGGAGGCGGCGAGGCATCTTTTCATCACCAAAGGGTACCGTGCCATTTCGATGCGCAGCATTGGCCAGCACCTGGGTTACAGCCACGGCTCCCTATATTACCATTTCAAAGAGAAGGCCGAACTTTTCTACGCCATTGTCGTTGAGGATTTCAATCATGTGGCTTCACTTCTGAATCAAGCTATGACCACTCCGCCTCAAGAGGGAATGACCCGGGTAGAGCAGCTGATTATGGAGTTCATCCGGTTCGGGCTGGACCATCCGTATCAGTATGAGATCATGTTCATGATTCGAGACGAAGAGCTGCTGGCTTATTGCCGGGCAGAACAGGGCCGGTGTTTCGAGTTATTTGCAAGCATTGTCCGCCGTCATATGAAGGAAGAGGGATATGTATCGGAGGACTGGCAGAACGTGCCGCTGACCTTATTCTTATCTGCTCACGGATTCATTTCGTATTATATTCAGGATAAAGTGTTGTTCGAAGATGTGAAGCAAGCTGCCTTGACACATGTCAAGGTATTAAGCCGCAGTTTATAA
- a CDS encoding ABC-2 family transporter protein — MLAEGKIYCKYLRMHLLSGMEYKGWWLMLIQVLTVVVTDPIATVLLFSRFGNVGEWTVAHIILVYSLAVASFGLAESLCRGFDYFPWHLLRSGDFDRLLLRPRSLFVQVAASRFHLHRLVRPLTGICAAGWALGQLGVPLTPGRLGILAMALAGGCLMYCGVFVLTSGLAFFTIKGLDWIFLLTNASYQITRCPEPYMPRMLKSVFSFVLPMLFISFYPAATVCGWDYPRWLGFLSLPSGAAFLGVSLLVWRIGVRHYKSTGS; from the coding sequence ATGCTTGCTGAAGGTAAAATTTATTGCAAATACTTGCGGATGCATCTGCTGTCCGGCATGGAATATAAGGGCTGGTGGCTGATGCTGATTCAGGTGCTCACCGTGGTAGTCACTGATCCCATCGCCACCGTCTTGTTGTTCTCCCGCTTTGGTAATGTGGGCGAATGGACCGTGGCCCATATCATTCTGGTCTACTCACTGGCGGTAGCCTCCTTCGGACTTGCCGAGAGTCTATGCCGCGGCTTTGATTATTTCCCTTGGCATCTGCTGCGCTCCGGCGATTTCGACCGGCTGCTGCTCCGTCCACGGTCCCTGTTCGTGCAGGTTGCCGCCTCCAGATTCCATCTGCACCGGCTGGTCCGGCCGTTAACAGGGATCTGTGCGGCGGGCTGGGCGCTGGGACAGCTCGGCGTTCCCCTGACGCCCGGAAGGCTCGGCATTCTGGCGATGGCGCTGGCCGGAGGCTGTCTGATGTACTGCGGAGTGTTCGTGCTAACCTCAGGGCTAGCTTTTTTCACTATCAAAGGGCTGGACTGGATCTTTCTGCTGACCAATGCCAGCTACCAGATTACCCGCTGCCCGGAGCCCTATATGCCGCGGATGCTAAAATCAGTGTTCAGCTTCGTGCTCCCCATGCTGTTCATCAGCTTCTATCCGGCCGCCACCGTCTGCGGCTGGGATTACCCCCGGTGGCTGGGCTTCCTCTCGCTCCCCTCCGGAGCTGCCTTCCTCGGAGTGTCTCTGCTGGTCTGGCGCATAGGCGTGAGGCATTACAAAAGTACGGGGAGCTGA
- a CDS encoding NAD(P)-dependent oxidoreductase, with translation MEMKHIGFIGLGTMGAPMASNLLRSGFEVTVYNRTAAKCKPLEQEGAKTAATPQAAAEGKDVIITMISNDDSIREVFYGDDGILATLQPGTTVIDSSTISPGLAKEIAAEVEARGGSFLDAPVTGSKPAAIDGTLVFMVGGHAEVIEKHRDLFDSMGRLLLHMGANGSGAVAKLAHNAMVGIHNVALAEGFSIAVKSGVPADKFLELVKNGSAGSKQAELKGQKIIEGDFSNQFSLALMLKDLKLASSLSDSTGVPSPMLGVAKSMFQAGFNHGYGDEDLSAVVKSYEDWIGKKIGEGN, from the coding sequence ATTGAAATGAAGCACATCGGCTTTATCGGACTCGGAACAATGGGAGCACCTATGGCGTCGAATCTGCTGCGAAGCGGCTTTGAGGTTACGGTGTACAACCGTACAGCAGCGAAATGCAAACCTCTGGAACAGGAAGGCGCGAAGACAGCCGCCACTCCGCAGGCAGCAGCAGAAGGCAAGGATGTTATTATCACCATGATCAGCAATGATGATTCGATCCGTGAAGTCTTCTACGGTGACGATGGTATTCTCGCTACCCTTCAGCCGGGAACAACTGTGATTGATTCCAGCACCATCTCCCCCGGCCTTGCAAAAGAGATCGCCGCTGAAGTTGAAGCACGGGGCGGCAGCTTCCTTGATGCCCCTGTAACCGGTAGCAAGCCGGCAGCTATAGACGGCACACTGGTCTTCATGGTCGGCGGACATGCCGAAGTGATTGAGAAGCACCGGGATCTCTTCGACTCCATGGGCCGCCTGCTGCTGCATATGGGCGCTAACGGCAGCGGCGCTGTAGCCAAGCTGGCTCACAATGCCATGGTCGGCATTCACAATGTCGCGCTCGCCGAGGGCTTCTCCATTGCGGTGAAATCCGGAGTACCCGCAGACAAGTTCCTGGAGCTGGTGAAGAACGGCTCAGCCGGCAGCAAGCAGGCCGAGCTGAAGGGCCAGAAGATCATCGAAGGCGACTTCAGCAACCAGTTCTCTCTTGCCCTGATGCTCAAGGATCTCAAGCTGGCCTCCTCGCTCAGTGATTCCACCGGCGTCCCTTCCCCTATGCTCGGCGTAGCCAAGAGCATGTTCCAGGCAGGCTTCAACCACGGCTACGGCGACGAGGACCTCTCCGCGGTGGTCAAATCCTACGAAGACTGGATCGGGAAGAAGATCGGCGAAGGTAACTAA
- a CDS encoding GNAT family N-acetyltransferase, whose translation MLTFELARPQDAAMLADVQKRTFDDDARRYQGKEEDGPPGYDSVPWQAEQMQQGHYYKLLKDGEIVGGMIIIPSSSEEECHLGRIFIDPLCQNQGFGHEALHFLFVQYPAAKRWTLDTPSWAVRNHHFYEKHGFIKTGETKDFESNESIWEYERTGPLTKAGRLEQN comes from the coding sequence ATGCTGACCTTTGAACTCGCCCGGCCACAAGATGCGGCCATGTTGGCGGATGTACAGAAAAGAACCTTCGACGATGATGCCCGCCGTTATCAGGGTAAAGAAGAGGATGGCCCTCCGGGCTATGATTCTGTGCCCTGGCAAGCGGAACAGATGCAGCAGGGCCATTACTACAAGCTTCTGAAAGACGGTGAAATTGTCGGCGGGATGATAATCATCCCGTCATCTTCAGAAGAGGAATGTCATCTGGGCCGCATCTTTATCGATCCGCTCTGCCAGAATCAAGGCTTCGGACATGAAGCTTTGCATTTCTTATTTGTACAGTACCCTGCTGCCAAGCGCTGGACGCTGGATACTCCCTCTTGGGCCGTCCGGAATCATCACTTCTATGAGAAGCACGGCTTCATAAAGACCGGGGAGACCAAGGACTTTGAGAGTAATGAGAGCATCTGGGAATATGAGCGCACAGGTCCGCTGACAAAGGCAGGCCGTTTAGAGCAGAATTAG
- a CDS encoding YigZ family protein produces MLEQYRTVRTPGSLEVVIRKSRFIGHVMPVENEEEAVQFIDSIKKQHWNATHNCSAYMIGERDEIQRQSDDGEPSGTAGKPILEVIRSQQVKNVAIVVTRYFGGIMLGAGGLIRAYTDGAVLALEAGEVITRVLRREVFVEIEYTWLGKVENALRSRNIQTGETLFTDKVTLLCLPRNDEGDAFIAWITDLTEGQSLVTEGRRLYYSEGE; encoded by the coding sequence ATGCTGGAACAATACCGGACGGTGCGTACCCCCGGCTCGCTGGAGGTCGTAATCCGTAAATCACGCTTCATCGGGCATGTTATGCCGGTGGAGAACGAGGAAGAAGCTGTGCAATTTATCGATTCGATCAAGAAGCAGCACTGGAATGCTACGCATAACTGCTCTGCTTATATGATCGGGGAGAGGGATGAGATCCAGAGACAGTCGGATGACGGGGAACCGAGTGGAACGGCCGGGAAACCGATTTTGGAAGTAATCCGCAGCCAACAGGTGAAGAATGTCGCTATTGTAGTTACCCGTTATTTCGGAGGCATTATGCTGGGTGCAGGCGGGCTGATCCGGGCCTATACCGATGGCGCTGTACTGGCGCTTGAGGCCGGAGAGGTCATTACACGTGTGCTGAGACGGGAGGTATTCGTGGAAATCGAGTACACTTGGCTGGGCAAGGTGGAGAATGCACTGCGGAGCCGGAATATCCAGACCGGAGAAACTTTGTTTACGGATAAAGTTACACTGCTGTGTCTTCCGCGCAATGATGAAGGTGACGCATTTATCGCATGGATAACCGATCTTACGGAGGGGCAATCCCTCGTTACGGAAGGGCGGCGGCTTTACTACAGCGAAGGGGAATAG
- a CDS encoding M14 family metallocarboxypeptidase, producing MGKSSFCKEIHKLTLLWFGCLILLVLLFVPAGMTYASANIVNPNQVYSYTVMQRDIESLVTRYPDLVSSESLGATAYGRQLWAVKLGRGESALFLNGSHHAREWMTSSLLMKMIDSYAQAYDNNETIGGYNVRRLLDEVSIWFVQMVNPDGVTLSQQGTAGLSADVAQMLRQYNGNSSNFNRWKANMQGLDLNRQYPANWKGIKNASSYPWYQNYKGKKPGEAAEVQMMMNFTERIDPEVTISYHSSGEIIFWHFNTINSSLNRDKTIARSLAGLTGYSLVAPEKNPSGGGYKDWFIQEYRRPGFTIEIASYAGEGSVPLKQFNGIWSENKAVGLYSAGQSYSLWLAKQKAQYLQESMDLLAETELYANIGASAGGTRILPQKLHVIARKGDWYQVQTAEGLGWIHPSPGKLAVIEQISANASWSNRIPAYQYPDAYSPKVTFINPQTMAISGRYGTWLRASAPGGDWWIDGRKVTITWPEKAENSIPATDSGLPEEEQLEAAEGTL from the coding sequence TTGGGAAAGTCAAGCTTTTGCAAGGAAATACATAAGCTTACGTTGTTATGGTTCGGCTGTTTAATACTATTAGTGCTGTTATTTGTACCTGCAGGAATGACCTATGCATCGGCAAATATAGTGAATCCAAATCAGGTCTATTCCTATACTGTTATGCAAAGGGATATTGAGAGTCTAGTGACGCGATACCCTGATCTGGTATCATCCGAATCGCTGGGAGCGACTGCTTATGGGCGGCAGCTATGGGCAGTGAAGCTGGGGCGGGGAGAATCGGCGCTGTTCCTTAACGGTTCTCACCATGCCAGAGAATGGATGACCAGCAGTCTTTTGATGAAAATGATAGATTCGTACGCCCAGGCCTATGATAACAATGAGACGATAGGCGGTTATAACGTACGCCGTTTACTGGATGAAGTCAGCATCTGGTTCGTGCAGATGGTCAATCCGGATGGAGTTACCCTGTCCCAGCAGGGTACAGCAGGACTGTCAGCAGATGTGGCTCAAATGCTGCGTCAATATAACGGAAACAGCAGCAATTTCAACCGTTGGAAGGCGAACATGCAAGGCCTTGACCTAAACCGTCAATATCCGGCGAACTGGAAGGGCATAAAGAATGCCAGCTCATACCCGTGGTATCAGAATTATAAGGGGAAGAAGCCGGGAGAGGCTGCGGAAGTGCAGATGATGATGAATTTCACAGAGCGGATTGATCCGGAGGTGACTATTTCCTATCATAGCTCCGGGGAGATTATATTTTGGCATTTCAATACGATTAATAGCAGTCTGAACCGGGACAAGACGATAGCCAGATCCCTTGCCGGTCTGACCGGTTATTCTCTGGTAGCTCCCGAGAAGAATCCTTCGGGTGGCGGATATAAGGATTGGTTCATCCAGGAGTACCGCCGTCCGGGGTTCACCATTGAGATTGCAAGCTATGCGGGGGAAGGCAGCGTTCCCTTGAAACAGTTCAATGGCATCTGGTCCGAGAATAAAGCGGTTGGCTTATATTCTGCCGGACAATCCTATTCGTTATGGCTGGCTAAGCAGAAGGCACAATATCTTCAAGAATCCATGGATCTGCTGGCTGAAACAGAACTGTACGCGAATATAGGGGCTTCTGCTGGAGGTACACGTATTCTACCGCAAAAGCTTCATGTTATTGCCCGGAAGGGTGACTGGTATCAGGTTCAGACAGCGGAGGGCCTGGGATGGATTCATCCATCTCCCGGAAAGCTCGCTGTAATTGAGCAAATCTCGGCGAATGCCAGCTGGAGCAATCGTATACCGGCTTATCAATACCCGGATGCTTACTCACCGAAAGTGACCTTCATCAATCCACAGACTATGGCGATATCGGGAAGATATGGGACCTGGCTACGGGCTTCTGCTCCGGGCGGGGACTGGTGGATAGACGGACGTAAAGTAACGATTACATGGCCTGAGAAGGCAGAGAATTCAATCCCGGCAACCGATAGCGGATTACCAGAAGAAGAGCAGCTTGAGGCTGCTGAGGGTACTCTGTAA
- a CDS encoding pyrimidine/purine nucleoside phosphorylase encodes MSQFTNATIQKAANIYYDGKVTSRTVTLEDGTKVTLGIMLPGVYEFGTEGPETMEILSGKLKVLLPGTEVWKDIDGAETFHVPGNSKFALEVFVLTDYCCSYPIV; translated from the coding sequence ATGAGTCAGTTCACCAACGCGACAATTCAAAAAGCAGCCAATATTTATTACGACGGAAAAGTGACCAGCCGTACAGTTACTCTGGAAGACGGCACTAAGGTGACACTCGGCATTATGCTGCCTGGCGTATACGAATTCGGCACAGAGGGCCCCGAGACGATGGAGATTCTCTCCGGCAAGCTCAAGGTGCTGCTTCCCGGCACTGAAGTGTGGAAGGACATTGACGGAGCGGAGACCTTCCATGTTCCCGGCAACTCCAAATTTGCCCTGGAAGTATTCGTATTAACTGATTATTGCTGTTCTTACCCGATTGTATAA
- a CDS encoding ATP-binding cassette domain-containing protein, giving the protein MQIRLRDIRKSFKVYKRTEGKWGLLRGAFMRNVTRVDALGGISFDIEEGELVGYIGPNGAGKSTSVKIMSGILTPDRGECTILGKIPWKHRVEHVSKIGVVFGQRSQLWWDVPVADSFDVLKDIYAIPPGDYRLRLSELSATLGVEALLRTPVRQLSLGQRMRCELVAALLHRPKLLFLDEPTIGLDAVSKLALRNFLKEENRKYGITMLLTTHDMDDIEALCQRVMVIGHGQLLYDGQLSGLQQKYAPEVVMKVNTDAMIAAMYNDLALG; this is encoded by the coding sequence ATGCAAATCAGACTGAGAGATATCCGCAAAAGCTTCAAGGTGTACAAACGGACCGAAGGAAAGTGGGGGCTACTGAGAGGAGCGTTTATGCGGAATGTTACCCGGGTGGACGCGCTCGGCGGCATCAGCTTTGATATTGAAGAGGGTGAACTGGTAGGTTATATTGGCCCGAACGGCGCCGGCAAATCCACCTCCGTCAAGATAATGAGCGGCATCCTGACACCCGACCGCGGAGAATGCACCATCTTGGGCAAGATTCCATGGAAGCACCGCGTAGAGCATGTATCCAAGATCGGCGTTGTGTTTGGCCAGCGCTCACAGTTATGGTGGGATGTTCCGGTGGCAGACTCTTTTGATGTACTAAAGGATATTTATGCGATCCCCCCAGGAGACTACCGCTTAAGACTATCCGAGTTATCGGCAACACTTGGTGTGGAAGCGCTCTTAAGGACCCCGGTGAGACAGCTTTCGCTCGGGCAGCGGATGCGCTGTGAGCTGGTAGCTGCGCTGCTGCACCGGCCGAAGCTTCTCTTTCTGGATGAGCCAACCATCGGACTCGATGCGGTATCCAAGCTGGCTTTGCGCAATTTTCTAAAGGAAGAGAACCGTAAGTACGGGATTACGATGCTGCTGACCACACACGATATGGACGATATTGAGGCATTATGCCAGCGGGTCATGGTGATCGGGCACGGACAACTGCTCTATGACGGGCAGCTATCAGGTCTGCAGCAGAAATATGCGCCGGAGGTCGTCATGAAAGTGAACACGGATGCGATGATTGCGGCTATGTACAATGACTTGGCTTTGGGTTAA
- a CDS encoding secondary thiamine-phosphate synthase enzyme YjbQ — protein MLHTMEITTSKRDEMRDITREVQAYVKNSGVLNGLLIVYCPHTTAGIAINENADPDVKRDVLMRLDEVYPWEHPKYRHAEGNTASHLKSITAGPSQTLIIHEGAVLLGRWQGIYFCEFDGPRQRQCHLKIIEG, from the coding sequence ATGCTGCATACTATGGAGATCACCACCAGCAAACGGGATGAAATGCGGGATATTACCCGTGAGGTTCAAGCTTATGTGAAGAATAGCGGAGTACTTAACGGACTGCTAATTGTCTATTGCCCGCACACCACCGCAGGGATTGCGATTAACGAGAACGCCGATCCTGATGTGAAGCGTGATGTGTTGATGCGTCTGGATGAGGTCTATCCTTGGGAGCATCCCAAATACCGCCATGCTGAGGGCAATACGGCTTCCCACCTGAAGTCCATTACGGCCGGTCCTTCGCAGACTCTTATCATTCATGAAGGGGCTGTGCTGCTGGGCCGCTGGCAGGGCATCTATTTTTGCGAGTTCGATGGTCCAAGGCAACGCCAGTGCCACCTCAAAATTATAGAAGGCTAG